TTCTGGGGCCGTGCCATTTCTTCTCGGATGGTGGTCGCCGGCTTTCGTTTCTCGTAGATGGGTTCGAGCTATGTCAAGGTTTCTTCTGTGCAGTGGTGAGTGGCCGAATTCGGATGAGGTCTCGGTGAGACCGATGGACGCTTCTCTGAAGTTCGGGCCTTAGTGAAAGACTTCGGTTCTTATATCTTCAATACAGTTGTTGGAGATGGAATCCGGTGGTCGTGGTATGTGTCCCGGTGTGTCCGGTGGGTGTGATCTGTTTCTTCTACAGCGTCGACTTCTATGGAGGAGGAAGTGCGGGTGACTCGCGATTCCGGTGAGATCTCGGTCTACGATCTCGACGGCGACCGACAACCCTTCTGATGACGAAGCTTAACTGGTGGACACGCGGCCCATGGTTGTTGCGGTTTCGCACACGTGGAGTACGTTGGAAATTGGATTGGATTTGGGTCTCAATTTTATTTGGACTGAACGGTTTAGGCCTATTTGTATTTAGTGGGTTGGATCGTATGAGCCTCATTtgtataatgttttatatactccctctgtttcataatagatgatgttttataaGATAATTtcgtttcaaattagatgaagttttgagattttaaagttactttaactttattgaaaactgttcaaccaattaggttttacattcttttttactattggttaattgattttaaaattatatctttaataatatttttattaaaaaaatattattttcttaatctttgtgcattaGGTAAAatatcaagtattatgaaacggagggagtataatataCTTcagttggcaaaaaaaaaacataactgaTAAAACACTTAACTCAATTATTCATTGTGATAGGAAGGAATATACATACTAAAAATTAGTTTGTCCAAGACACTGACAGACAAATGAACGTTAGGACTGATCAGGCGTGACTGGAATTTGAATTATGTGATACTCTCTAAGTTTCATAATAATCGATGTTTTGCCTtaatgcacaaagattaagaaaactagatttttctaaaaaaattatttaaaaaaattattttagaatcaattaactaataataaaaagacagtaaaatctaattggttgaatagttttcaataaagttaaagttaaccttaaaatctcaaaatttcatctaatttgaaacaaaattatccttctaaaacatcaattatattgaaacggaaggagtactaaaatgattaaaaatagtCGTAGTAAACAAGTCGTTGAGCGTCATatcaaatgtaaatatcaaaGAAAGGGCTTTCGACGAGAATAACGAGGCTGTGTGCGTCCTGTTTCCAAAATCTTAAGGATTAATAAGTAACAGAGCTTGTGATCTGGTGGTAATTAATTTGAgagacaaaaatatataattaaaaaatgatcaataaattaattaaacaattATGCAACACTTCTTACTCTAAATTATTTCAGTGACAACATTTCCCACTAAAGTAGATATTTTTCAGATCCAAAAATAAAGCCATAATAAATTCGCCGTTATATAAACGGCCGGGGACTTATTAGCCAACGATCTACAAAATCGCAACCCCCTTTGACTTTGACAACACAAAGTAGAAACGGTCCTCAAGACAAATCTGAACAATTAATTATAGTGCTAATTCGAAACAACTGTTAGATAATTGTGTCAGTGATCTATAAGTGGTACCATTGTGTGAATCCAATTAATATTAAATCGAACAAATATAACAAACAATTTACATACTCTAGTTTGTTCGTAGTGTTTTTGGAATAATTCTCTCAAATTAACCAGAATAATTCTTACAGCATCAACATCTTGTCCCTTTAAAAGTACTCTATTATGTAGCTAAGCTGGTGGATCTAGAGCAAGATCTAAAGAAAAATGATCATCTTTTGGAAATAGCCTTTTGAAATGAAGCTTGTTTTGCTCGAGATACAAGCTCAAGATGGACATAGATTGGAGAAAACTGATTAAATGGTGAACCTTTGTCTTAAAATGTAGGATACTGCCACTCCAAAAGAATTTTGCAAGGCATCAATATCCAAAAAGAGCTTTGCAATCAAGAGAGGCCACTTACATTACCATAGTGTGTAGTGTGTACATGTTTTCAAACTTCGGACTGCCCAAAGTAATTTTCCCAGTAAAGCCATGATACGGTTTTTCGAATGGGCCGGTGAGAGCATCTGTCGTGTGAAAAGAGGTTGAGCCCAAGTGATCATTCTTTTGCAATCCAAGTTCCTCCACATAATGACGATGCATGTTGTCCCATAGACATCCCACTAGGATCCCactactatatatgtatatcctAACACGACAATTTTCAACTCTAACCctaaaagatacattttttttttggttaaagcTATCAATATCGTGACAAAAAAGGTTAATGCTATCAATAAGGAAgacatcattttatttttcgatAACCAATAAGGGAAGACATAGTTGGGCTATATCTATTAAGTGcatgtagttttttttgttctttttgaacCATTAGTTACATGATCAACAACTAGGAGCCAATGCTTCGTGAGTTAGCAGATTCCTTGATTAAGCTTCTACCAAACCTAACAGATGTTGAAAACATCGACACTGCTTAAGCTTACGAGTCCAAGTGACGCATACTAAATAATCTAATTCTCAATGCAATTTATTTTCATCAGATTCTGGTCCAACTATCACTAGGCTACCTCGgtttagattattttaaaatcttttgtaAATGACATGATTAGAATCACCTAATAAATTCCAAGATTTCTGGCGGCACTTCCCTTTGCTTATCTGGTATATAAGAGAGTGATTCTAGTCCAAccttgatttgatttgattcctATTTTCtcaaacattttatatatattttattctgtaAAAGCAAAGCAAAGTAGATTCCACTAGTCATACTCATAACATGCATGTTAAATTAAAAACGACAAAATAGTAAATGACACAAAGGATACAGTTCAGGAGAAAGTGAGGAGTGAcccataaaatgataaaaataaataaaaaagaaagatcccATTGGGTTTGCTCTTTTACCCACACCGTGATTGATGGTCACACTCCATTGTCCACACTCTCTCAGTCTCACCACAAGTTCTCGATATTCCACAAAGCCACTcgcatcttcttcttttttaatttcACTTTCTAAAAAGCTGTTTTTGGTTGGCAGCAATTTATTCATTCTTTTAACTCGAGTTTCACTTTTGACCCTACTATTTTCCACTTTTATTAAATTCACTCCTCCTCTTTACGTCTCAAACTAACTTAACGACGAAGccctctctctcactcactcaCTTTCCTTTATATATACTACACCTCCACGCCCAACGACACAACACAACCAACTCTCAACAGAACAACAAGACATGGATTGGTTCTCATGGCTGTCGAGAACAAATCTCGAACCATGTCTCATCCACGAATACAGTCTTTCCTTCTCCAAGAACGAGCTCGAACACGAAGACATTGCTTACTTCAACCACGAGTTCCTCCAGAGCATTGGCGTCTCCATCGCCAAGCACCGTCTCGAGATCCTCAAACTAGCTCGTCGTGAACGCAAGAGATCATCTCCTCTTCTCACCTCTCGTTCCATCTCCAGAGTCGTGGTTGCCATCAAGAAAACAAGCAGGTGTCTCTCCGATCACGTACGCGCGTGGATCCGCTGCGAGGAAGAAGAGTCTTCTCGAGCTCTGGTGCTTGTACCGAAGAGAAGCAGCAGCGGCAGTGGTGGGGTTGGGGTTGGTAAGTGGAGAGGAGGGTTTTTGAAGTCCAGGAACAAGAGATCTGTGACGCCGAGCAACGCAAATGGTGGAGGAGTTCATAAGCAGCAAGAGATGTTGCTGTTGACTAATGGGACTCCTTGTAGAATCGATAGCTTCTCGAGTCCTATGGTTTTTGATTACAGTTTCAAGGAGGAGATGGTTTATAAGGAGAACAGCCAAGATACTTATCTTGAAGAGATCAAATGGGACTCCATGTTTCAGAATCTGAAACCGACTTgaagttttgtttcttttttttttgtttcttgatgGTGAGAGATGAGGTTTTAGTGTTCGTTCTTCCACCAGAAGTTTTGCATCTGTTCTTGTGCTTTtcagtgtgtgtgtgtgtgattaGTGTTTTTTGTTAGgctaattaattttgttaattaaaaattaaaaaaagatagGATTTGAGTGCTGAAGTGTCAGGTCAGGTCAGGTGAGTGTGGGTAATCATGTTGTGTAATGAGTCTTGTCTCTTCATTCTTTGCTGTTTGCCTAAGTCTTTGTTCCAGTCAAAAACTTTCTTTTTACAGCTTTTACTTTTACCACTTTTACAGTCTTTtctaaaaaacaataaaaagctGTTTTAACACACATAACCATGACACTAagggctgactggttttcccgctaccacccgcaaacgcagcttttgctattcatagcggttgttggcgtttcgaaacaatcatagaaaacgctacaaatcgcttcaaaccgctcagaacctcttaaaatcaaatgCTGGtcccagctagcgtttgcggttgcgggcggttgcgggagggtaaatttttttttttaaaacagaataaataaaaataatactaaaaatatccaataaatttttaaattgaaataatagaaattgtaaaatgtattcatattatatttcaatttatattataaaaattaaaaactaaaatattttctataaatttttaaaatttaataatatgattttataaatataaattttatatttatcatattattgtgatttttaatattttataattacataaaatgtaaatattgttaaattattatttaacagatattgcgtttggtagtttaccagtcataagagtcccgcaaatgcaacaatttctaacagctataccagtcgtacaaatctctagaaaacgcttaaaaccgcaaccatccgcagccgcaaactcccgcaaccgcaaccgcaaccgctgcggttacaccagtcaggccctaagcCTCATGTGATCATTACTCTGGAGGTAGCAAGAAAGATCATGGGCTGTACAGCGACCGATAAACTGGTCTTATCCTAACAGTCAGTATCACCCCTAGGATCGCTGCTACCCCACAGACGGTAGCAAGAATCACAAAGGTCATCCTGAAACACTCTGGTCCATAACAAGTAGAGCTAGGATCATGAAACCGTAGATGATGCCGAAATATTCTAGTCCAAAGAGCTCGGATGCAGTAGGAACCATGAGGGAGTACCGAAACCCGTAGCACGTGACTAGAAGCACGGCACACTCTCTTATATCTCTTGTCTAGGTTTTTTTCTGTCTCTCGCAAGAGAACAGACATAGTTATAAAGGCAAATAGCTATTCTCCCATTGAAGGATTATTATCTCCTTATTATTAATAGAGAAGCAATTAGTGAGATTAACCttaaattagttaattatttaCGTGTATGCCATTATGCTTAGGTGTCGCATTCTTAATCATCTTCAAGATTCTATTGTAACTACCTATCCTACACTAGATTAATTACGCAGAGTGCCATTCGTACAACTTTATGAATTGCattgtatttttatatcttttaaacacAATGGTATTAGACACATTGATTTAAAATACGAACCTATTTTtctatgtattatttttaaacaaagtATAGCTGGCGTAAGAATCCTCTTTGACCCCGACGTTCGTGATAACGTAAGAAATACTAACAGAAACAATAGTTGGAACATGAGAATTATAGctaaaactaataaattttctCCGAGAAAATCATAATTTAGTGAAACCATAGATGTTCCTTTGGTCAACTTTTATATAATCATTCTTCACAGACATGTGACATGAGTGCATAAGAACAACAATCAagacaaaatttaaatataatagaaTGTGTGGTTAATATCCCATTCTCCATGTAAATGAAATAATTATCATGGAGGAGATGAACATATTCAATGCATGTCAAATATGTGTCCTAAACTCAGAATTTGAATAGTTTGTTGTTCTTTACATCACTGATTGTGGCTTGGAAGGAAAAAATTACATTTGAGtatttttaagaatatattttgtCATGTAACATAGTGCCTGATAATGTTACATTTTGGCtcgaccaaaaaaataaaaataaataacagtGTCACATTTTTCTATGATTTTTTAGGGTCCACAAATTTGTATTATTGAGAACATAAACATACTCCatataaaatggaaaatagaTATGAATTACATTCTGTAACTAATTTGTTTGATAATGTTTTTCGTTTACAATTCTTAAAGAAAACCATTCTATTTAAGACATTTTGttgatataaaaatatgtatatatatatatatatcaatctacaagtagtaaataaaaattatcaaaagaacaaaaaaaaaaacttcatatcAATTCAAAGAAATTAACGGAAGTAAAAACAGTGTGATTacgtttaaaataaaattaagtatgTTTTCTATTTCCCACTAAGAGAATGTTATTGTTTCCTAAAATACATGGCAAAATCTTTATTATGAATATATACTTATAAGAAACTTTATTAGTTTCCTAATCTCCTTAATTTTCCATATATAATTGGATAATCAATCAAGCAATCCTTACGTGACTTTCTCGGAgcaataaatatattcaaattagTGCATGATTGAAACTAATATTGCATTGACTCTGGAGTTAATTTAGTACGAGATTACGAAACTAATAAGGTATTGCGtgactgagaattaaattgtgGGTTCCTTTTTTCCAGTATCACTAATATTCATATGCACCGTtgttttactatataaataCCACGCTGTTCTCAATCCTAAAAATCATCTGTCTTTAAACACTATTTCCTGTATATGTTTTCCTCATTTTACAGTTTCAAATGGCTGGTCttgattttgtttatgatttgaAAAGCCTTTCAAATCTATGTGAAAGGTAAGGGTGAAAATTGTGCATCTGTGGAAAGCAATAGAAATGGTGTTTGTCGATTTCAAGGTAAGCAACCTGTTATCTAACTTATGTGAAATCGATctttaaattttaacttataCCACCTATAAGCACtgtctattttttatatatagggAGACAAGATCTTTCTTATAATCATTCTGACAacatgatctttttttttaacgctgatttattatgatattacaattattaggaatattacatagacgattcgacaaacCGACAATATCTAATGAACATATTCTCAATTGCGGTTAACTTTCCTTTTGACTTAAGACAGACGTAAGAGAGAACGATATTTAATGGAAATCATCAAAACTCATGATGCTCGAAGTTAAAAAAGTATGGAAGGAGAAACATGATCTGCGTTCGTGAGTTATTTCTTCGTCGATTGTAAGATTGAAAACCTTCGGATAGAATCCTAATCCTCTTTCGTATTTTTTGTTCTTCGCTTATCTcgatgtaagtttttttttccaaacatgttatatgtatatgatAAGGTTTTGCCTTTTTGACAACGTGTACATTCTAGCCAAGTTAGAATGGGTCTTTAATTTCTTTATAGTTTGCTGAGTCTAATAATGTGAAAAAGATGTGCTCCAATGCTTCATGAAGAAAAACTTTACACAGATTTTAGGCTGTTAAACTATAAATCATAATCCAATAATCAACATTATTACCTGTGTTGTCGTAAATTTACccaaatttataatgattttatactATCTATGTGAATGAACAAATTATTAAacaacaaatattatattattgttttgctaaattttaatattaatctCATTCCGTGCAAGGCACGGGTCATATCCTAGTGGTTATAATATTCACTTATTCAAGACTTTGTCATCTCCAATGATTATTATTGTAACTTATTTCTTGTCTGGTCAGGTttgtagataaaaaaaaaataaacaaggcTTTAAGCCTCTTTAGATCTGGATGAGCGCTATGAAACTTCTGTATGAAAAGGCAATTTCTTCAGCTCTACCTCTAAACCGGTTTAGTAACGATTAAGTCAGAAGAATCCAATCAATCAAACAGAACCTCTGACGTTATATAAGATATAAGTAGGAAAACAAACGCTTATCAGACTGACCTAGGAAAACAAACGCTAGTAAAACAACAAAGAAGTAAAATTTTCAAAGTAAATACCCAAAAGGTTGGGAAGTAGAAGGCAATATTGAAAAGCTATTACTTCAGTCACCCCCAGCTTGAGCTTGCTTCATGGCAGCCAGGTGCTCCTTTTCTATTTCCTCTTGGGTGAAGGCCAAGGTCTTATCCTCTGTAGCTTTGGCAAGAGCCAGAATTGGCTCATAGTAACTAATGCGGGCATCCATACACTTCTTCAGAATCGGTAAGTGTTCCTTGCACTTACTTATACGTCGATTATCCTCAAGACAGTCTAGCAGAGAACTAAAAGACTCTTTGCAACCACCTTCTTTCATGAAATCTGAAAACCTCTCAAATACTTGGTCGTCTTCGTCCATCTCTGTGCCTCCTTCTTCCTTTGTTTGATCTGTTGACAAATCTCCCTTGGTTGCCGGGAACAAGGCGTGTAGCCCGCCCCACCACACTTCTACACAAGTGTCGAACATCCCATGAAGAAAAACTTTCTCTTTTTCCGTCAAATCCTCCAGTTTCCCCACTTTCACTCTGTGGAGGTTCTCTAACGTGAACAAGTTGTATCTAGAATTTGACTCGGTGGATGACGTGATCCCCATTCTTAATCAGAGCCGCTCACGATTAGATTTTGAGAGGCTGAAAGAATGAGAGAACAATTATTTATATACCCCGTACAAACCTAGTTTAagtagttttgaaaattttactttatttcgtaatataaattgttttcaaaatccaATGCCAAACGTagtttgataaaataatattttaataaaagattAAAAGCAAAATTAGAAGTGTGATTTGTTATTGGTTCTTTTTCCACTTTACTTAAATGTTAATGATATAAATGTGGTTTTCTAAATACTTGTGCTGATAGGCAAAGCtacttataattaaaattatcaaTAGATTAACATGTATAAGAGAGATAAATAATTCATTATTAATGTATTGAACTTCTATTGTAATTTTGAATAACTTATTtacatgattttataattaagtTAAAACAAACATTACAATGAAAAATAGTTACactgatttaaaataaatttttcttttagataAATACCTTTATAATTTCTAAcaagaacaataaaaataaacagtCTCTTTTATTGAaagtaaactaaaattttaaacttatacaaaaatctatttatttttaatttttttcacttGGTTATTTCCGGTAGAGCGGTTTCTCCTAGCAAGTTCATATGTTCAAACATTATCTAGAAAAGTAATATTTATCATTGTTCCTGGTTATCATCTAATTCCGAAGATATTTTGTAACTTTCTTTAACCATAATCTGTATAATTAGTACTTTTTGGGCTTTGAACCTTAAATTTCTTgatgtaaaataattaatatatttttagtcaaaCAAGATTGGTCAAGATAAGTAAGTCATAACTCATAAGTATTGGTAAACTCAGTTAAAACAATCAAAAGGTAAAAAAGGCAATGGGGCAGATTTTTTCTAATGTATTAAATAAGAGCAAAAGTTTAGTTGTTTTATATTCTGCTGACTAATCAAATTTTAGTGGGCCCCTTGTAACATTTATCTCTGAAAAATTCATTACATATTAGGCTTCTATATATTTGGGTTCACTAAGCCATGTCAGCTCTTTTCATTTTTCGATTTACATTTATGTTCAAGCAAGCACTTGGTCTTGGTCTCTGCTCCTCGCAACTCTCAACCCGTTGCAGCAAATCTGAGGTGATTTGTTTTCTCGAATTTTCGTCTTTGGAGCTAGTTTACActttaatctgtttttttctttctttctaattGAAGTATTAAAAGTCTTGATATTGAGGGGGCCTTTCTGTTAATAGAACCTGCCATGGACAATACAAATGACTGGAGAACTCATTTGCCATTTGGTTCACGACAGAAGATCGTCAGCAAGATGTAATTTCATCATCATAtctccctttttttttgtttggtatttATTAATTACATGATTGACCTTGCAACTTGCGCAGACTGGAGACACTAAAGAAGCACCTTCCGTATTCTGGACCAGAAGGGATTAACGAGCTCAAGAGAATTGCTGTCAGGTTCGAGGAGAAAATTTTCAGCGGTGCTGTTAATCAggtaacacacacacacacacacacacacgtcCTTCTATGTATAGAGAGATTTGTGAGGGAAATATGCCACATGAAAGCTATGAtccttattttcttattatttttttttggaattttcagaATGATTACCTTCGGAAAATATCCTTGAAGATGCTGACAATGGAGACTAAGGCGCAAAATGCAGCTGGTTCTAGTAGCAACCTAGCCTTGGGTAAAGCATTCTCATAGCAGAAGCTTGTTTTGGAAATGCATTCTCCTTGTGAGCTAATAGGCACCTAATATGAAGAAGTTTCAGCGGTTAATTGTTATCCATCTTTTGTGGTCTCGTCTTCCTTCATTTGAAATAATATTCCATTtggttttgttatgttttggaGCTATAATAAGATATCTACCCTTTGATGCTTTTTGTGAATTATTCCACAGACAATGTCATGATCAATAATGGAAATGTAGAGCCTTTTCTCCTGAACCAAGAGCCTGCCATAAACTCAGGTGACTGGAGAACTCAACTGCCACCGAGTTCACGACAGAACATTGTCAACAAGATGTAACTTCATCATTAGAACTCTATTAACTATAAGGTTTATATGCTGCTATTATATATTCTTGATCCATAAGTTAAATTTTCGCAGAATGGATATACTAAAGAAGC
The Raphanus sativus cultivar WK10039 chromosome 1, ASM80110v3, whole genome shotgun sequence DNA segment above includes these coding regions:
- the LOC108851100 gene encoding uncharacterized protein LOC108851100 — its product is MDWFSWLSRTNLEPCLIHEYSLSFSKNELEHEDIAYFNHEFLQSIGVSIAKHRLEILKLARRERKRSSPLLTSRSISRVVVAIKKTSRCLSDHVRAWIRCEEEESSRALVLVPKRSSSGSGGVGVGKWRGGFLKSRNKRSVTPSNANGGGVHKQQEMLLLTNGTPCRIDSFSSPMVFDYSFKEEMVYKENSQDTYLEEIKWDSMFQNLKPT